AAGTCATTGGATTTCTGAATTTGGATAGtaattcaagattttaaatatgTGTAACATCTAGTTTCTGTTTCTGTCTAACTCTGACCGACGACATTGACCGGTCCTCCTTCCGTAGAAAATTTCAAGGTTTTATGACTCGCCCAGttgaaaattcaatcaattttaataatattatatatagaaatatagatAGACACAACCATCGACTCTGCAAATTACCCAAAAATCAAATCAACCAGCAGAAGAGTTTAAGATAATATGAGAAACTCAGCCCCAATTGCTTTACTCATCATTCTATTATTCATTCCAATCCAAGCAAGAAACCATCCTCCACCTTGTTCTACTTCATGCGGAGATATCCACAACATCGGATACCCGTTTCGCCTCAAAGGAGACCCACCCCACTGCGGCGACCCTGACTACGAGCTTTACTGCGACAACCACAATCGAACCATCCTCAACTTCCACGCCGGACTCTACTACGTCAACAACATTTCCTATGCCCAACGCCTTATCCGCCTCGTCGACATCAACTTAGCCGCCGGAAACTGCGGTTTGCCCTACAGATCTCTAGGATTAGAGGAAGTGGTGGGCGATGGTCGGTATTATAGACAGTATTTTAGCCCGCATGCCACTTTCGTGAGATGCTCAAAGGAAATTAATAGTATGGGTAGCAGCATGGTTCCCTGTTTGAGTGGGAATACGTCTCGGGTTTACCTTAATTACACTAACTACATGTTGTATGATTCTCATATTACAAGTGCTTGTGACATCATTGCCATGGTCCTCTCCGATCATAAGGTTGATCAGTTCCCATCCAGTTATGAAGAAATCCAGCGGA
The window above is part of the Gossypium raimondii isolate GPD5lz chromosome 9, ASM2569854v1, whole genome shotgun sequence genome. Proteins encoded here:
- the LOC105799162 gene encoding uncharacterized protein LOC105799162; translation: MRNSAPIALLIILLFIPIQARNHPPPCSTSCGDIHNIGYPFRLKGDPPHCGDPDYELYCDNHNRTILNFHAGLYYVNNISYAQRLIRLVDINLAAGNCGLPYRSLGLEEVVGDGRYYRQYFSPHATFVRCSKEINSMGSSMVPCLSGNTSRVYLNYTNYMLYDSHITSACDIIAMVLSDHKVDQFPSSYEEIQRTLQLGFDLRWAVECRDCRADGGYCQFPTQESSRFHCSKEDDYATQLRNAILFLAYVFVIGLILFCRYILAPLVIFAFLLHKCFSSRNRIPR